From Pleurocapsa sp. PCC 7319:
TGATAATAGTTCTTTATATGGATTAGTAATCCAGTCAGATAAAAAAATAACTTTCAAAGTATTAATAAAATATTTGTTGGTTATTTATAAAATAGCCTGTGTATTTGAAAAAGTTACAAAAATAATCTAAAAAATATAATTAATTTATCTAAAATTTATAATTATATTGTTCCAGCCAAGTCAAGGCTTCTTGTTTTATTTGGACAATATCTTCTGCATCCAAATTAGATTGCCATCTACCTATCGAATCTAACCGAGCTTGACTTGTTAAATACTCTTGGAAAATAGAGCGAGAATCATCGGTTGTAATATCTAAAAAATCAAGTAGACGAGTTCCTTCTCTATCTGGGTGCGCGATTAAATCTTCATATTTGAGTTCGTATTTCTGCGCTGATGATAAAGAGTTCAGACCCTCTGTCGCAGCCTCGATATATCTCCGCCACAACCAAATACAACGATGGATATTATCAGTAGTTGCAAACTCATGGTGACGATCTGACTCTACCCAAAAACGTGGTGTTGAACCACACAAATAGCCCCCTGGTTCTCTCATAATCGAACCATTGAATTTGTTGTTGTACCAAGGCTTTTTAGATAAAGAGAGAGCGACATCTCTTCCATCGCGAATAATATGAACAAACTTAGCATTAGGGAAAGTCTGAGCCAAAAATGGAATTATAAAACTATTTCTAGGGGTTTTGTCTGCCAAACGTAGATCACCGTCTCCTTGAAAGCGCATTAGCCAACTATAAACTTGTCGATAAAAATTGCTTGCTTGCTTCAACTCCCATTCTTGAGTGAAAACATATCGAGCAGCAGCTTTAATCAGAACTGGCTCAAAATGATAAGAAATTTCAGGTATTGTTCCCAAACATTCACCTAAAAACGTCGTTCCAGAACGAGGAGATCCAATAATGAAGATAGGAGCTTGTAAGTTAGGTTGTACAAATCCTTTGATTCTTTCTGTAGTAAGAGAACGCTTTTGATGGCAATAGTGACGAAAATCAGTTTTAGCTGTTTGATAAATCCACCAGGGCAAATTGTACCAGGTAATTTCGTTAACTGGTTCTGACCATGCTTTCTTCATCATGCGTCGGCGCAGTTTTTTTAAAGTCTCAACTATGCTTTTAACGGAGGAACTTCGTAGTTGAGAATTTGAACTAATATCTTTCATGATTTTTGAATATATACAACAAAAGTTCAGCTAACATTTTTGTCAATCACAAGAAGACGATCTCCCAATAAATTTTCCAGATGCTGAGTTTGACCATCAGACCATTTAAGATCGATTGCTTTAACTCGTTCGTCTTTGCCTAAACCGAAATACAGACGATAATGTCCTTGAGAATAATAAGAATTATCCGTGTTACCTACCTGCTGTAACTGTTTTCCTTGGGAAGTGGTAACTACAACTGTCGTACCAATCCCCAGAGGATTCCCTAATGAAGCAGACAAAGAAATTTGCAGCCAATGATTTTGAGGTTTGATATTGCGATACAAATTAGCACGCCAGATCTTTTGCCAATCATTTTTATTGTCTTTAGCTTGCAACCTCGTTTTTAAGTTTTCTAGCAAAGAGGGAGTTTGCTTGGCAGCTATTAAATAATCTTCAGCACCGTCATTGTCAAAATCAAACCAAACACCACGAGCATTAACTATTTCGCTAAAATTACGACTAAAATTCAGTAGATTCGTAGATTTGAACTGGTGATTAGACAGTTGACGGTAAATTCCTTGGGGAACAAGCTGGAGATCGCTTAAGCCATCACGGTCATAATCGACCCAAGCACCATTAATACCTTTTTCTGGTAGTCCAATTGTTTGAGGGTTAACCGCTTTAAATTTGCCGTCATGATTGACTAACAGTAAATTTGGTTCTTCTACATACTTAGAGCTTGCATAAGCATCAAGGTCCCCATCTAGATCAAAATCAGCGATCGCCAAATTCATGATTTTAGCTTTTCCTACTTTAACTATGGTGTGAGGCTCGAAGCGATCTCCTCGATTGATCCACAACTCGATCGCTTTTTCTCTAGCTGCTAATAAATCCATATCCCCATCCCCATCCCCATCTAGCCAGCGAAAACAACCATCTTCGGGGAAGTCCAGTCCTAATTGAGAGGCAAAATCGATAAATTTACCATCGGCTTGTTGTTGCCAAAGTTGATTAGGATGATACGGCTTGTCATTTCTACCACAAACTACATATAAATCCAGACGATCGTCATTATTGAAATCAACCCAAGCTGATTGTCGTGCAGGACAATCTTTTTTGCTCATTCCTGAACCTTCAATCTCATCTTTAAAGGTAGCGTCGGTTTGAATCATTAATTCATCATCAAGGCGATCACTGACTTGTTGAATTTGACCTTTTACTGCACCACGACCGATAAAAACATCTAACTTTCCATCTTGATTTAAATCAGTCCATGCCATACTGTGGCGATCGCGCCACATTAAATTAAAGCGATGGCTGTTTGGTTGAAGTTTATTAATTCCAATGTGAATATTAGCTAGAGAAACTTGAGGATCTAGCTTGAATTTGTGGGGAATTTCGACAATATCGTCTTTGCCTCTAATTACTAACCAGCCATTATTCTTAGCCACAAACTTAATGGTGGTTGCTACTTTCCTCGATGGTTGATTTTCCTGCTTAATTTGCATGGAAAATAGTTTTTCTTGCTCTACTGTTACCGCCCAAGATAGTTGCAAACTTCCTGCAATAGTTTTTTG
This genomic window contains:
- a CDS encoding sulfotransferase, giving the protein MKDISSNSQLRSSSVKSIVETLKKLRRRMMKKAWSEPVNEITWYNLPWWIYQTAKTDFRHYCHQKRSLTTERIKGFVQPNLQAPIFIIGSPRSGTTFLGECLGTIPEISYHFEPVLIKAAARYVFTQEWELKQASNFYRQVYSWLMRFQGDGDLRLADKTPRNSFIIPFLAQTFPNAKFVHIIRDGRDVALSLSKKPWYNNKFNGSIMREPGGYLCGSTPRFWVESDRHHEFATTDNIHRCIWLWRRYIEAATEGLNSLSSAQKYELKYEDLIAHPDREGTRLLDFLDITTDDSRSIFQEYLTSQARLDSIGRWQSNLDAEDIVQIKQEALTWLEQYNYKF
- a CDS encoding CRTAC1 family protein → MLKDFKYIPKKLLRFSQLVIATLVGTIVLSILIALLLPNLKTHWHFSRLPVALATYDLFDLGVVDANSDGNLDLFTVNHSATQSLQLGDGTGHFQDVLSAWNLAQDREFTQLEDSLAQPEFKEPGLYIYRQDKALYLHGYNLGQKTIAGSLQLSWAVTVEQEKLFSMQIKQENQPSRKVATTIKFVAKNNGWLVIRGKDDIVEIPHKFKLDPQVSLANIHIGINKLQPNSHRFNLMWRDRHSMAWTDLNQDGKLDVFIGRGAVKGQIQQVSDRLDDELMIQTDATFKDEIEGSGMSKKDCPARQSAWVDFNNDDRLDLYVVCGRNDKPYHPNQLWQQQADGKFIDFASQLGLDFPEDGCFRWLDGDGDGDMDLLAAREKAIELWINRGDRFEPHTIVKVGKAKIMNLAIADFDLDGDLDAYASSKYVEEPNLLLVNHDGKFKAVNPQTIGLPEKGINGAWVDYDRDGLSDLQLVPQGIYRQLSNHQFKSTNLLNFSRNFSEIVNARGVWFDFDNDGAEDYLIAAKQTPSLLENLKTRLQAKDNKNDWQKIWRANLYRNIKPQNHWLQISLSASLGNPLGIGTTVVVTTSQGKQLQQVGNTDNSYYSQGHYRLYFGLGKDERVKAIDLKWSDGQTQHLENLLGDRLLVIDKNVS